The DNA segment CAAGGTAATGCAGTGTCATTGATCAGCCCCAAAGATTGGTCATCATTCCAAGGCTTATTAGCATTACAACGCCGCGAAGTGACATTCACCACTATTCCTGGTTTGGAAGGCAAATTCAAAGGCGTTCTGGCTCCGAAAAAGACTAAATTCTCCGGCAAAGGCGCTCATCCGCTGGCAGAAGCAAAGGCGGCTGCAGCTCAAGGCAAACGTCCTTTCAATAAAAATGCTGCGAAGGGGCCCGTTCGGAAAGAGTCTAAAAACCGACCTGCGCGTAATGCGACGCAAAATGTGGGCGACATTGATGGCTTTGCACCTGTACGCAAGAAAGCGCCTACTGAAGTTGCGTATGTCGAGAGAGATACTGATAACGAAGTAGAATAAAAACTGATAGCCGGTTGATTTAGTTCAACCGGCTATCAGTTTAATCTGCTGTACAGCGCCTGCCATGAGGCCTCAGCCACATTTGTCGTTGCCTGCAATAGCGCAACTATGTTCGGTTTTGATTCACGGCAGGCCACTTCTAACTGACCACACATATCCTGTAACGCAACAGCACCAAGTGCACCAGCGGTGCTTTTCACGGCATGGGCATGTTTCGCACAAGCTGCAATATCGCCTTGCTTGAGCAACTCCGGCAGTGCATCAAAATGCGCTTTACTCTCTTGCAGGAAAATCGCGACCAGCTGTTTAAATAAATCAGGGCTGGTATCACTGATCAATGTTTGAATAATGGTTTCATCAAGTATCGGTTTAGTAGTTCCAACCATAGCGACAGGTGCAAGTACTGGCTCTTCGCTGTTTTCAACTACACTATCTTTATGCAATGCCCAGCGCTTTAACATGGCATAGAGCTGCTCCCGCTGCAGTGGTTTACTCAAATAATCATTCATTCCCGCTTCTAAACACGCATCACGATCATGCGCAAAGGCATGAGCGGTCATCGCTAATATCGGTAATGTTTGATAATGCCCGCCTAAAGCCCGGATGCGGCGTGAAGCTTCCAAACCATCCATACCTGGCATGGACACATCCATCAGCACTACATCAAACGCCGCTTTTTGTACCTGTTCAATCGCCTCATAGCCATTATTTGCAATAGTGATCTGACAACCGACTTTTTCCAGCATCGCCGTTGCGACCATTTGGTTTGTCAGACTATCCTCTACTAACAATGCAGTGATAGGTAATAACTCCATCTCACCAGCCGAACTTTTTTCATGCACAACACCGCTGGTTTTCACCGGCAATGTAAACCAGAACGTACTGCCCACACCGGCAACCGAATAACAGCCGATTTTGCCACCCATCAGCATGACTAATCGGGCCGTGATAGCCAGCCCAAGCCCAGAACCACCAAAACGACGATCGAGATTAGTGTCGACTTGTGAAAATTCCTGAAATAGACGAAGTTGATCTTGTCGGGAAATCCCAATGCCCGTATCACTGATATGAAACACCATCATCGGTACAGAATCTAAGTTATGCTGATCTTCAGGTAACATGCGCACAGAGATGTTTACGCTGCCAGATTCGGTGAATTTAATCGCATTAGCCAACAGATTTTGCAGTATCTGACGCAGCCGTGATGGATCTGCAGAAACAACCTCAGGAATGTTATCCCCGATACTCAAACCGAAATGCAGTTTTTTTATCAGCGCCTCTTTTTCAAACAAAGCGGCTAATCCATCCAATAAATCATGCAGCTTGAATGACGTGGCAACTAATTCCAATCGACCCGCTTCGATACGGGAAAAATCCAATACATCATTAACTAGTTGCAATAATGACCGGCCACCTTCACAAACCCCTTGGGTCAATTTACGTTGACGCTCATCTAAATGCGTTTCAAGCAGTAACTCAGAGAGGTTGATAACTGCATTCAGTGGCGTACGGATTTCGTGACTCATGGTAGCTAAAAAGTGACTTTTAGCTTTATTAGCCGCCTGAGCATCATCTCTTGCTTGGATCATGCTCTGTTGTGCCAGTTTTAAACGCTGAAATTGGCGACAACTATTCAGCGCTAACGCCAGTTTATTAACCAGCGGAACAATTTCACGAAACAAAGCATCACGAAACGGTGAGCTTCGTCCTAGCAATAACGCACCATAATCCTGGATCGGCCAGGCATAATAAAACAGCCCGGCTGACTCAAAATAACAAAGTGGAGTGGGTAAAACATCGTGATTTGTCAGACATTCTAACGAGCGGTTAATCGCCTGATGCAAATAATGATTACGGACTGCCGCGCGTGGCAAGATATAGGTTGGTGTATAAAAATCGTCTTGTTCATCACGCAACAGGACAACGGCCGAAGCGCAACCAAGCCCTCGCAAAAAAACTGGGATGCATTCTGCCAGCATTTTTTCCAGCTCAATGCTTTCACCAATCGACATGGCGATTTCATGCAATACTTCTTGTTCAATTAATCCCTGACGTATCACTGGCCAGCAATCCCACTACAGAAGTTTTGTTATAGAGTTCCAGATAATCATAGCCGCTATTAGCTATCTCCCCTAACGTCAGGGCCCCGGCAAGAGGAACATCATTCATCGATACATGGGTGATTTCCCGGGCAAATAATTCCCCAAGGAATAAAACGCGCGAAATACAATCCATAAACAACATCAGCTGTGGTGTACGGCCTTTCAGATTTTCCATCGCTCGCTGACGAGCCCGCCCTGCAGCAGCCGAAACATAATCTGGTTTACCATGCATCACATGCACATACGAGCCACGCCGCACTTCACCAACACAAACAATACGCTGACCTTTAAGTGCGATTGGATCACGGATCACCAGCTCATCAGCCAGTTTGGCAATACCAAAAGGATATGCGCGGGCAATTTCTGAAAATGGAATTTCACAAAACCGCAGGCCCGAATGATCTTCAACTACATTCCGATACACGTCGGCAGCGGGACGCCAGTCAATCGAGATGATTTCATTACCCTCTACTTCAGTGACTTTAAACGCCCGTGAAATAGATTGCCAGCCATGTGCGACACCAATACCACTGGTGATGTCGGCCATTAATAACAGCGCCGCATCTTGCAAAATACCTTGTGGGGTTAATACACACGGCTGATCCAGTTTTTGCAAAGTGCCACAACCACCACCGATATAGTTGATCTCGAGGCCATATTGATTAAATAAGCCGTCAACTAATCGCTGAACGCCTGAACTCATACCATGTACAAAGGTAAACAGCGTTCCCCGCTCCATGTTTTGCCAGGGAAGTTGTTTTTGTAATTCAGTTTCTATCTCAACCGTTTTACTTAGCGCCGGAATAACCGCCATGCTGAATGAACAAGCAAACCCAATTAATACAACCCCCGCGGTCAACAGCGACTTGCAATATAGAACATAGGGGAATATGCCGCCGATAATAGGTTTGGGGTTAATAACCAAGAGATTATTAATCTCATCATGAGCGATGTCTGTCTGCGACGCCAGCAGCATCATAATGAATTTGATCTCAGGATCGTCATTCATTAACTGCAATTCAAGTTGTAACTGAGACACCCCTTCTGACACCAGCACACTTTTCATACACCGACCTCATCACCATCAAAATACGCTATGACTTTCACGTCGATTGCCATGCCAGTCGTTTGCGATAGATAGTCGATGGGCTCAACTCAAGTAAAGTTGCTGCCTGAGGAATATTGCCATCACATGCTGCAATGGCATTTTCGATGGTTTCTTTTTCTACCAACCACATGGGGCGAATTGTTTCCATACTGTTCACAACTACAAGTGGCGCGACTACGGCTGCTTTTTGTGGAATTACAGCTACGGGCACAGAGTTCAGTGGCGGCGGGAACATAATCGGTAACACACGGTCGCCATCATGCAAAACAACCACATTACGGATCACATTCTGCAATTGCCGCACGTTACCAGGCCATTCGTAATTCAGCATCATTTGAGCAGACTCGGGGCTGAAATCAGAAAAATGTTTATTCTCTTCAGTCGCAAATTGCCTCAGGAAATTTCGGGCGATCGCTAATACATCCTCACCCCGTTCACGCAATGGAGGTAACGCTACCGGTATAACATGCAACCGGTAGTAGAGATCTTCGCGGAAACGCCCAGCCTGCACTTCAGCAATCGGGTCACGATTTGTCGCACAAACAAAGCGCACATCTACGCTTTCCAGTTTACTGCCACCAACCCGCTGGAATGTACCTGTTTGAATAAAGCGTAATAATTTGGATTGTAAATCCAATTCCATTTCGCAGATTTCATCGAGGAACAATGTGCCGCCATTCGCCCGGGATGCCGCCCCTTCCCGATCACTTTGTGCGCCAGTAAAAGCGCCTTTAACATGGCCGAAAATCTCACTTTCGATCAAATCGCGCGGAATAGCCGCACAATTTAAAACCACCAGTGGTTGATCTTTTCGTGGGCTGATTTTGTGTAATGTTTCTGCGCAAACTTCTTTGCCGGTACCACTTTCCCCAGTAATAAAGACGGTTGCTTTACTCGGTGCGGCACTTTCCAATATGCGGTAAACCGCCTGCATCGACAGTGAACTACCGATAAAACCACCAAAGCCTGAGTGGTCATAATTGGCTCGGTAAGTATCCACCAGTGAGGCTAATTGCTGGTGTTTAGCGGCATTGCGTACTGTCGTGCACAAGCGTTTGCCATCAAACGGTTTGGTCAAAAAATCAAATGCGCTGTGCCGCATCGCTTCAACAGCAATATCAACAGAACCATGAGCTGTGATCACCACGACACTGGTTGGTAACCCTTGTTCACTCACGTAGCGCAGCAGCGCCATACCATCCATGTCGGGTAATTCCAGATCAAGCAACAGCACTTGCGGCGGTTGCTCTTTCAACGCATCCAACCCATCCTGACCGAGACGAAAGGCCTTGATTTGGTAGGGTTCTGCACGTAAATAATCCTGATAGAGCATGGACAGCATCTCGCTGTCTTCTACCAAATAAACCAGTGGACTCGACATTGTTATTCTCTTTGTTTTAGTGCTCTGTTTACCAGTTTAGCATTCAGATTTATTCGTTACAAAAGCACTCTTATGATACGCTTTGCCAATCAACCCTGCCATGTAACATCGTGTTTTCTATCGCATGTCATCACTATTTCAGCTTAAAACATTTCCAATTCAATCTGCCACGCAACAGATGTTTGCCAAGATTGCTCATATGCCATGGGCGGTGTTATTAGAATCTGCCAGCCCTGACCATATTGATAGCCGGTTTGATATTTTTTCGGCTGACCCGATAGCCACGCTACAAA comes from the uncultured Tolumonas sp. genome and includes:
- a CDS encoding sigma-54 dependent transcriptional regulator, producing the protein MTMSSPLVYLVEDSEMLSMLYQDYLRAEPYQIKAFRLGQDGLDALKEQPPQVLLLDLELPDMDGMALLRYVSEQGLPTSVVVITAHGSVDIAVEAMRHSAFDFLTKPFDGKRLCTTVRNAAKHQQLASLVDTYRANYDHSGFGGFIGSSLSMQAVYRILESAAPSKATVFITGESGTGKEVCAETLHKISPRKDQPLVVLNCAAIPRDLIESEIFGHVKGAFTGAQSDREGAASRANGGTLFLDEICEMELDLQSKLLRFIQTGTFQRVGGSKLESVDVRFVCATNRDPIAEVQAGRFREDLYYRLHVIPVALPPLRERGEDVLAIARNFLRQFATEENKHFSDFSPESAQMMLNYEWPGNVRQLQNVIRNVVVLHDGDRVLPIMFPPPLNSVPVAVIPQKAAVVAPLVVVNSMETIRPMWLVEKETIENAIAACDGNIPQAATLLELSPSTIYRKRLAWQST
- a CDS encoding response regulator, whose translation is MIRQGLIEQEVLHEIAMSIGESIELEKMLAECIPVFLRGLGCASAVVLLRDEQDDFYTPTYILPRAAVRNHYLHQAINRSLECLTNHDVLPTPLCYFESAGLFYYAWPIQDYGALLLGRSSPFRDALFREIVPLVNKLALALNSCRQFQRLKLAQQSMIQARDDAQAANKAKSHFLATMSHEIRTPLNAVINLSELLLETHLDERQRKLTQGVCEGGRSLLQLVNDVLDFSRIEAGRLELVATSFKLHDLLDGLAALFEKEALIKKLHFGLSIGDNIPEVVSADPSRLRQILQNLLANAIKFTESGSVNISVRMLPEDQHNLDSVPMMVFHISDTGIGISRQDQLRLFQEFSQVDTNLDRRFGGSGLGLAITARLVMLMGGKIGCYSVAGVGSTFWFTLPVKTSGVVHEKSSAGEMELLPITALLVEDSLTNQMVATAMLEKVGCQITIANNGYEAIEQVQKAAFDVVLMDVSMPGMDGLEASRRIRALGGHYQTLPILAMTAHAFAHDRDACLEAGMNDYLSKPLQREQLYAMLKRWALHKDSVVENSEEPVLAPVAMVGTTKPILDETIIQTLISDTSPDLFKQLVAIFLQESKAHFDALPELLKQGDIAACAKHAHAVKSTAGALGAVALQDMCGQLEVACRESKPNIVALLQATTNVAEASWQALYSRLN
- a CDS encoding FIST C-terminal domain-containing protein, coding for MKSVLVSEGVSQLQLELQLMNDDPEIKFIMMLLASQTDIAHDEINNLLVINPKPIIGGIFPYVLYCKSLLTAGVVLIGFACSFSMAVIPALSKTVEIETELQKQLPWQNMERGTLFTFVHGMSSGVQRLVDGLFNQYGLEINYIGGGCGTLQKLDQPCVLTPQGILQDAALLLMADITSGIGVAHGWQSISRAFKVTEVEGNEIISIDWRPAADVYRNVVEDHSGLRFCEIPFSEIARAYPFGIAKLADELVIRDPIALKGQRIVCVGEVRRGSYVHVMHGKPDYVSAAAGRARQRAMENLKGRTPQLMLFMDCISRVLFLGELFAREITHVSMNDVPLAGALTLGEIANSGYDYLELYNKTSVVGLLASDTSGIN